Proteins from a single region of Streptomyces sp. Tu 3180:
- a CDS encoding STAS domain-containing protein: MNTESNIRLLVDTLTTQRDEFLVQWTRTVGEELRGRLSVAELGRELGELYDAVLDAMAAGSLDSRREEFGEVRSLLIELSRNRARQGFSPTETARSVFALKEVLEPSLTGDTDSARAYLQFAHLLDGLGLLTSEAYLRTREEIISSQAEQLLELSTPVVKLWDGVVGVPLVGTLDSARTQVVMEKLLQTLVDTDSTHAIIDITGVPTVDTQVAQHLLKTVVAARMMGAQCIVSGIRPQIAQTIVALGIEFGDIPTNSSLSDALRQALKEIALDAEDDVRGLL, translated from the coding sequence GTGAATACAGAGAGCAACATACGCCTGCTGGTCGACACGTTGACGACGCAGCGCGACGAGTTCCTCGTCCAGTGGACCCGGACCGTGGGCGAGGAACTGCGCGGCAGACTGAGCGTGGCCGAGCTCGGGCGGGAGCTGGGCGAGCTGTACGACGCCGTCCTCGACGCCATGGCCGCCGGATCGCTGGACAGCCGCCGGGAGGAGTTCGGCGAGGTGCGCAGCCTGCTGATCGAGCTGTCCCGCAACCGCGCCCGGCAGGGCTTCAGCCCCACCGAGACCGCCCGCAGCGTCTTCGCCCTCAAGGAGGTGCTGGAGCCCTCCCTCACGGGCGACACGGACAGCGCCCGGGCCTACCTCCAGTTCGCCCATCTGCTGGACGGCCTCGGCCTGCTGACCTCCGAAGCCTATCTGCGCACCCGTGAGGAGATCATCTCCTCCCAGGCCGAGCAGCTCCTCGAACTGTCGACGCCCGTGGTCAAGCTGTGGGACGGCGTCGTGGGCGTCCCCCTGGTGGGCACCCTCGACTCGGCCCGCACCCAGGTCGTCATGGAGAAGCTGCTGCAGACCCTCGTCGACACCGACTCCACGCACGCCATCATCGACATCACCGGCGTCCCGACCGTGGACACCCAGGTCGCGCAGCACCTGCTGAAGACGGTGGTCGCCGCGCGCATGATGGGTGCCCAGTGCATCGTCTCGGGCATCCGGCCGCAGATCGCCCAGACCATCGTGGCGCTCGGCATCGAGTTCGGTGACATTCCCACCAACTCCTCGCTGTCGGACGCGCTGCGCCAGGCACTGAAGGAGATCGCGCTGGACGCCGAGGACGACGTGCGGGGTCTCCTGTGA
- a CDS encoding biotin/lipoate A/B protein ligase family protein: MHGEYKVPGGKLVVVDVDVEDGVLRRARVAGDFFLEPDEALDAVNHALDGAPADTDAAGLAARIDAALPEGTVMYGLTSEGVGIAVRRALAHATDWTDYDWQLVHEGPQAPALHMALDEVLTAEVAAGRRPPTLRVWEWGAPAVIIGSFQSLRNEVDPEGARRHGIEVVRRISGGGAMFVEPGNTITYSLSVPEALVQGLSFQDSYAYLDDWVLGALGDMGIGAWYQPLNDIATDQGKIAGAAQKRIVGPDGGPGAVLHHVTMAYDIDAGKMTEVLRIGREKLSDKGTKSAKKRVDPLRRQTGLPREAVIERMIDSFRLRYGLADGKVTDEELARAQELARTKFSSPRWTARVP, encoded by the coding sequence GTGCACGGTGAGTACAAGGTTCCCGGCGGCAAGCTGGTCGTCGTGGACGTGGACGTGGAGGACGGCGTGCTGCGCCGCGCGCGCGTGGCGGGCGACTTCTTCCTCGAACCGGACGAGGCGCTGGACGCCGTGAACCACGCCCTGGACGGCGCCCCCGCCGACACCGACGCGGCCGGGCTCGCCGCGCGGATCGACGCGGCCCTCCCCGAGGGGACCGTGATGTACGGGCTGACCTCGGAGGGCGTCGGCATCGCGGTGCGCCGGGCGCTCGCGCACGCCACCGACTGGACCGACTACGACTGGCAGCTGGTCCACGAGGGTCCGCAGGCCCCGGCGCTGCACATGGCGCTGGACGAGGTGCTCACCGCCGAGGTCGCCGCGGGGCGCCGCCCGCCGACGCTCAGGGTGTGGGAGTGGGGCGCCCCCGCGGTGATCATCGGCAGCTTCCAGTCCCTGCGCAACGAGGTCGACCCCGAGGGCGCGAGGCGGCACGGCATCGAGGTCGTGCGCCGGATCTCCGGCGGCGGGGCGATGTTCGTGGAGCCCGGCAACACGATCACGTACTCGCTGTCGGTGCCGGAGGCGCTGGTGCAGGGGCTGTCCTTCCAGGACAGCTACGCCTACCTCGACGACTGGGTCCTCGGCGCGCTCGGCGACATGGGCATCGGTGCCTGGTACCAGCCGCTGAACGACATCGCCACCGACCAGGGCAAGATCGCGGGCGCCGCCCAGAAGCGGATCGTGGGCCCGGACGGCGGCCCCGGCGCCGTGCTGCACCACGTGACCATGGCCTACGACATCGACGCCGGCAAGATGACCGAGGTGCTGCGCATCGGGCGGGAGAAGCTGTCCGACAAGGGCACGAAGAGCGCGAAGAAGCGGGTGGACCCGCTGCGCCGGCAGACCGGTCTGCCGCGCGAGGCCGTCATCGAGCGGATGATCGACTCGTTCCGCCTCCGGTACGGGCTCGCCGACGGCAAGGTGACGGACGAGGAGCTGGCCCGCGCGCAGGAGCTGGCCCGGACGAAGTTCTCCTCGCCGCGGTGGACGGCCCGCGTGCCCTGA
- a CDS encoding ABC transporter ATP-binding protein, with product MTAPEDTTMDPLVRLDRIHVRHKARSGGLLRRDAVHALTDASLDVRRGEILGLVGESGCGKSTLARVVTGLQRPTEGDVRFKGQDLWRMSAAERRTRFGASVGVVFQDPSTALNPRLPVRRILRDPLDVHDRGTKAEREQRVEELLDLVGLPGHTLRALPGQLSGGQRQRVAIARALALEPELIVADEPTSALDVSVRAQILNLLVDLRTRLGLAMVFISHDVQTVRHLADRVAVLYLGRILEEGPAARVTGDSRHPYTEALLSATPSLLERPERIVLHGPVPSATNPPSGCPFRTRCWKADDACATAFPAASDGPDGHRWHCVHPQGGTAAASLPEGAAHGA from the coding sequence ATGACCGCCCCGGAGGACACCACGATGGACCCGCTCGTCCGCCTCGACCGCATCCACGTACGGCACAAGGCGCGCAGCGGCGGCCTCCTGCGCCGGGACGCCGTGCACGCCCTCACCGACGCCTCCCTGGACGTCCGGCGCGGCGAGATCCTCGGCCTGGTCGGCGAGTCGGGCTGCGGCAAGTCCACCCTGGCCCGCGTGGTCACCGGACTGCAGCGGCCGACGGAGGGCGACGTCCGCTTCAAGGGCCAGGACCTGTGGCGGATGTCCGCCGCGGAACGCCGTACCCGCTTCGGCGCCTCCGTCGGCGTGGTCTTCCAGGACCCCTCCACCGCGCTCAACCCGCGGCTGCCGGTCCGCCGGATCCTGCGCGACCCGCTGGACGTGCACGACCGCGGCACGAAGGCCGAGCGCGAGCAGCGCGTCGAGGAGCTGCTGGACCTGGTCGGCCTGCCCGGCCACACCCTGCGGGCGCTGCCCGGCCAACTCTCCGGCGGCCAGCGCCAGCGCGTGGCCATCGCCCGCGCGCTGGCACTGGAGCCGGAGCTGATCGTCGCCGACGAGCCCACCAGCGCCCTGGACGTGTCGGTGCGCGCCCAGATCCTCAACCTCCTGGTGGATCTGCGCACCCGTCTCGGCCTCGCCATGGTGTTCATCTCGCACGACGTGCAGACCGTGCGCCACCTGGCCGACCGCGTCGCCGTGCTGTACCTCGGCCGCATCCTCGAGGAGGGCCCGGCCGCACGGGTCACCGGCGACTCCCGGCACCCGTACACCGAGGCGCTGCTCTCGGCCACGCCCAGCCTGCTGGAACGGCCCGAGCGCATCGTGCTGCACGGCCCGGTGCCCTCGGCGACGAACCCGCCCTCCGGCTGCCCGTTCCGCACCCGCTGCTGGAAGGCGGACGACGCGTGCGCCACCGCGTTCCCGGCCGCCTCCGACGGCCCGGACGGCCACCGCTGGCACTGCGTGCACCCGCAGGGCGGGACCGCCGCGGCGTCCCTGCCCGAAGGCGCCGCGCACGGCGCGTGA
- a CDS encoding dipeptide/oligopeptide/nickel ABC transporter permease/ATP-binding protein, whose product MFAPRSLAERLRPGTRLRRLPVPSRIALGILLVVVLGAVFAPLLTQDPLATGTPARPPGADHWFGTDRAGRDVFARVVHGARYSLVIGLGATLLALAVGSALGALAATSRKLADESVMRTLDVVMSFPPIALAAVLVAVFGPSVPVIIFTIAFVYSPSLARVVRANVLEQYGEDYVAAEQVIGARRGHIVARHVAVNCAAPVLVFATVMVADSIIFEASLSFIGAGVQDPDPSWGSVLAYGRQLLLSGGWWATLFPGLCLLITVLALNVLSEGMTDAAAAPDKARTGGGDSDERTAAAEPAAGRAEADAALAELAARIEATEPAVRPLPDGAPDLLVVRDLSIRFPDRYGDIRVVDGISFTVREGETLGLVGESGCGKSITSLAIMGLLARNAEAEGEILYRGRDLLKLSPKERRALMGPQIAMVYQDAMSSLNPSVLIGTQLKRLTSRGGTRTPAELLELVGLAPERTLRSYPHELSGGQRQRVLIAMALSRSPRLLIADEPTTALDVTVQAQVVELLVRLRDELGFAMVLVSHDLALVGDLAHRVAVMYAGQVAEAGDTRSLLTDPAHHYSRGLLGSVVSLEAGADRLHQIRGVVPAPKSFGPGCRFASRCAAATELCATTPPPATDRDGARDHLFACHHPAPAHPAARSLEDAR is encoded by the coding sequence ATGTTCGCCCCGCGCTCCCTCGCCGAACGGCTCCGGCCGGGCACCCGCCTGCGCCGCCTGCCCGTGCCCTCCCGCATCGCCCTCGGGATCCTCCTCGTCGTCGTCCTCGGCGCGGTCTTCGCCCCGCTGCTCACCCAGGACCCGCTCGCCACCGGCACCCCCGCCCGGCCCCCGGGCGCCGACCACTGGTTCGGCACCGACCGGGCCGGCCGCGACGTGTTCGCCCGGGTCGTGCACGGTGCGCGCTACTCCCTCGTCATCGGCCTCGGCGCGACCCTGCTCGCGCTGGCCGTCGGCTCGGCCCTGGGCGCCCTGGCGGCCACCTCGCGCAAGCTCGCCGACGAGTCGGTGATGCGCACGCTCGACGTCGTGATGTCGTTCCCGCCGATCGCCCTGGCCGCCGTGCTGGTCGCCGTGTTCGGGCCCAGCGTCCCGGTCATCATCTTCACCATCGCCTTCGTCTACTCGCCCTCGCTCGCCCGTGTCGTGCGGGCCAACGTGCTGGAGCAGTACGGCGAGGACTACGTCGCCGCCGAACAGGTCATCGGCGCCCGCCGCGGCCACATCGTCGCCCGGCACGTCGCCGTCAACTGCGCCGCGCCGGTCCTGGTGTTCGCGACCGTCATGGTGGCCGACTCGATCATCTTCGAGGCGAGCCTGTCCTTCATCGGCGCCGGTGTGCAGGACCCCGACCCCAGCTGGGGCAGCGTCCTGGCCTACGGCCGGCAGCTCCTGCTCTCGGGCGGCTGGTGGGCGACCCTCTTCCCCGGCCTGTGCCTGCTGATCACGGTGCTCGCGCTGAACGTCCTGTCCGAGGGCATGACGGACGCCGCCGCGGCTCCGGACAAGGCCCGCACCGGTGGCGGCGACTCCGACGAGAGGACCGCCGCCGCCGAGCCGGCCGCCGGCCGGGCCGAGGCGGACGCCGCGCTCGCCGAGCTCGCCGCCCGGATCGAGGCGACGGAGCCCGCCGTCAGGCCGCTGCCCGACGGCGCCCCCGACCTGCTCGTCGTACGCGACCTGTCGATCCGCTTCCCCGACCGCTACGGCGACATCCGCGTCGTCGACGGCATCTCCTTCACCGTCCGCGAGGGCGAGACCCTCGGACTGGTCGGCGAGTCCGGCTGCGGCAAGTCGATCACCAGCCTCGCGATCATGGGCCTGCTGGCCCGCAACGCCGAGGCCGAGGGCGAGATCCTCTACCGGGGCCGCGACCTGCTGAAGCTGTCGCCGAAGGAACGCCGGGCGCTCATGGGCCCCCAGATCGCGATGGTCTACCAGGACGCCATGTCGTCCCTGAACCCGTCGGTGCTGATCGGCACCCAGCTCAAGCGGCTCACCTCGCGCGGCGGCACCCGCACGCCGGCCGAACTGCTCGAACTGGTCGGCCTGGCCCCCGAGCGCACCCTGCGCAGCTACCCCCACGAGCTGTCCGGCGGGCAGCGCCAGCGCGTCCTGATCGCCATGGCGCTCTCCCGCAGCCCGCGGCTGCTGATCGCCGACGAGCCGACGACCGCGCTCGACGTCACCGTGCAGGCCCAGGTCGTCGAACTGCTGGTCAGGCTGCGCGACGAGCTCGGCTTCGCGATGGTCCTGGTCTCGCACGACCTCGCCCTGGTCGGCGACCTCGCCCACCGGGTCGCGGTGATGTACGCGGGCCAGGTCGCCGAGGCCGGCGACACCCGCTCCCTGCTGACGGACCCGGCGCACCACTACAGCCGCGGGCTGCTCGGCTCCGTCGTCTCCCTGGAGGCGGGCGCGGACCGGCTGCACCAGATCCGCGGCGTGGTGCCCGCGCCCAAGTCGTTCGGCCCCGGCTGCCGGTTCGCCTCCCGCTGCGCCGCCGCCACCGAGCTGTGCGCCACCACCCCACCGCCCGCCACCGACCGCGACGGCGCGCGGGACCACCTGTTCGCCTGCCACCACCCGGCGCCCGCGCACCCGGCGGCCAGGTCGCTGGAGGATGCCCGATGA
- a CDS encoding ABC transporter permease yields the protein MVAFLRLALRRVAMMPVMVLGIALLVFVVLQFSPADPAYNALGDSASPEARAAFAEAHGLNDPLPVRYFAFLTDLVQGDLGVTVPPSQPVADRIATAFPLTLQLTLLGLTLAIVLALVFGVTSAVHRDRWPDQAFRVLSMIGIALPSFWIGVLLIQQFALNTPLFPTGGYVNPADSFSGWLRSLTLPAVALALPVASSLARLIRTSMVAELDRDYVRTARGSGLPPFLIIRSVLRNSLITPLTVLGVKVGYMLSGAVVIEAIFDLPGMGKLILEGVTGGDVGLVQGTVLTIAVAFLVVNVVVDLLYLLVNPRIRTV from the coding sequence ATGGTTGCATTCCTCCGGCTCGCGCTGCGCCGCGTCGCGATGATGCCGGTGATGGTGCTCGGCATCGCCCTGCTGGTCTTCGTGGTGCTGCAGTTCTCACCGGCCGACCCCGCGTACAACGCGCTCGGCGACAGCGCGAGTCCCGAGGCCCGTGCCGCGTTCGCCGAGGCGCACGGTCTCAACGACCCGCTGCCGGTGCGGTACTTCGCCTTCCTGACCGATCTGGTGCAGGGGGACCTCGGCGTCACCGTGCCGCCCAGCCAGCCCGTCGCCGACCGGATCGCCACCGCGTTCCCGCTGACCCTGCAGCTGACGCTGCTCGGCCTCACGCTGGCCATCGTGCTGGCCCTGGTCTTCGGCGTCACCAGCGCCGTCCACCGCGACCGCTGGCCCGACCAGGCCTTCCGAGTGCTGTCGATGATCGGCATCGCCCTGCCCTCGTTCTGGATCGGTGTCCTGCTCATCCAGCAGTTCGCGCTGAACACGCCGCTCTTCCCGACCGGCGGCTACGTCAACCCGGCCGACTCCTTCAGCGGCTGGCTCAGGAGCCTCACGCTGCCCGCCGTCGCCCTCGCCCTGCCGGTCGCCTCCTCGCTGGCCCGCCTGATCCGCACCTCGATGGTCGCCGAGCTCGACCGCGACTACGTGCGCACCGCCCGCGGCAGCGGCCTGCCGCCGTTCCTGATCATCCGGTCGGTGCTGCGCAACTCCCTGATCACCCCGCTGACCGTGCTCGGCGTCAAGGTCGGCTACATGCTCAGCGGCGCCGTCGTCATCGAGGCGATCTTCGACCTGCCCGGCATGGGCAAGCTGATCCTCGAGGGTGTCACCGGCGGTGACGTCGGGCTGGTCCAGGGCACCGTGCTCACCATCGCGGTCGCCTTCCTCGTGGTCAACGTCGTCGTCGACCTGCTCTACCTGCTCGTCAACCCGCGCATCAGGACGGTGTGA
- a CDS encoding ABC transporter substrate-binding protein, whose amino-acid sequence MSPRQEEPLSARSAAGVDRRTFMRYTSAVGAATAITAGLSACGGPGSTGNESGGSGSGTDTIEAGLSYPLSTGFDPMITSGATPYAANMHIFEGLVDLDPATLVARPALATRMPEKINATTYRATLRKGATFHDGSAVTADDVVFSFERVLDPENASLMAQFVPFIDRVKAIDGATVEFKLKHPFALFPSRMSVVRIVPEKIAGADAKAFDAEPVGSGPYRFVSAVREDKIVMEAYDKYNGPHPARAGKMVWHLMSDPSARVSALKSGRVQAIEDVPYIDVDGITGKDRVESVQSFGLLFLMFNTKDKRFADKRVRQALHYALDTEKIISTALLGNAEPATGYVPATHPDYHEAATVYGHDPARARKLLAEAGAGKLSFTLLLTDTGWVKDIAPLIKESWAAIGVEADLSIAQSPAQYAKVDKGDFAALAAPGDPSVFGNDADLLLRWFYYGFWPEKRYGWTGSAAYRRTRSLLDKAASEADAERRKELWAEVTDLVADEAALYPILHRKLPTAWREGALKGFKPLPTTGLSFVDVGPA is encoded by the coding sequence ATGTCTCCCCGCCAGGAGGAACCCTTGTCCGCGCGCAGTGCAGCCGGCGTCGACCGCCGCACCTTCATGAGATACACCAGTGCCGTCGGTGCGGCGACCGCGATCACCGCGGGCCTGTCCGCCTGCGGCGGCCCCGGCAGCACCGGGAACGAGTCCGGCGGTTCCGGCAGCGGCACCGACACCATCGAAGCCGGCCTCTCCTACCCCCTCTCCACGGGCTTCGACCCGATGATCACCTCCGGCGCCACCCCGTACGCCGCCAACATGCACATCTTCGAGGGCCTGGTGGACCTCGACCCGGCCACCCTCGTCGCCCGGCCGGCGCTGGCCACCCGGATGCCCGAGAAGATCAACGCGACCACCTACCGGGCCACCCTGCGCAAGGGTGCCACCTTCCACGACGGCTCGGCGGTCACCGCGGACGACGTGGTGTTCAGCTTCGAGCGCGTCCTCGACCCGGAGAACGCCTCGCTGATGGCGCAGTTCGTGCCCTTCATCGACCGGGTGAAGGCGATCGACGGGGCGACGGTCGAGTTCAAGCTGAAGCACCCCTTCGCGCTCTTCCCCTCGCGCATGTCCGTGGTGCGCATCGTGCCGGAGAAGATCGCCGGCGCCGACGCCAAGGCCTTCGACGCCGAGCCCGTGGGCTCCGGACCGTACCGCTTCGTCTCGGCGGTCCGCGAGGACAAGATCGTGATGGAGGCCTACGACAAGTACAACGGGCCGCACCCGGCCAGGGCCGGGAAGATGGTCTGGCACCTGATGTCCGACCCGTCGGCCCGGGTCAGCGCGCTCAAGTCCGGCCGCGTCCAGGCCATCGAGGACGTGCCCTACATCGACGTCGACGGCATCACCGGCAAGGACAGGGTGGAGTCCGTCCAGTCCTTCGGCCTGCTCTTCCTGATGTTCAACACCAAGGACAAGCGCTTCGCGGACAAGCGGGTGCGCCAGGCCCTGCACTACGCGCTGGACACCGAGAAGATCATCTCCACCGCGCTGCTGGGCAACGCCGAGCCGGCCACCGGATACGTGCCGGCCACCCACCCGGACTACCACGAGGCCGCCACCGTCTACGGCCACGACCCGGCCAGGGCCAGGAAGCTGCTGGCCGAGGCGGGCGCGGGCAAGCTCTCCTTCACCCTGCTGCTCACGGACACCGGCTGGGTCAAGGACATCGCGCCGCTGATCAAGGAGAGCTGGGCGGCGATCGGCGTCGAGGCCGACCTGAGCATCGCCCAGTCCCCCGCCCAGTACGCCAAGGTCGACAAGGGCGACTTCGCGGCGCTGGCCGCGCCGGGCGACCCGTCCGTCTTCGGCAACGACGCCGACCTGCTGCTGCGCTGGTTCTACTACGGCTTCTGGCCGGAGAAGCGGTACGGCTGGACCGGCTCCGCCGCCTACCGGAGGACCAGGTCCCTGCTGGACAAGGCCGCTTCGGAGGCCGACGCCGAGCGCCGCAAGGAGCTGTGGGCCGAGGTCACCGACCTGGTCGCCGACGAGGCGGCCCTGTACCCGATCCTCCACCGCAAGCTGCCCACCGCCTGGCGCGAGGGAGCGCTGAAGGGCTTCAAGCCGCTGCCCACCACCGGTCTGTCCTTCGTGGACGTCGGCCCCGCCTGA
- a CDS encoding FadR/GntR family transcriptional regulator produces MRRAAPEPKAARQPLRQEVVDGIKSYILHNQLRPGDPLPTEPALCEALGASRSSVREAIRILTALDIVEVRHGHGTYVGRLSLSALVESLAFRGLLSPDDDFQVMSDLIEVRELFERGMAERLVRSLGDEQIDRLAALVDEMRKAGAGEGHGFVETDRAFHTLLLAPLGNDLIGQLSTAFWDVYVIVAPHLDVFTREHEAATIASHQRIVDAVRDRDPVEFAAALTDHYAPVRRRIAEARARR; encoded by the coding sequence ATCCGGCGTGCGGCGCCGGAGCCCAAAGCGGCACGACAACCGTTGCGACAGGAGGTCGTGGACGGCATCAAGTCCTACATCCTGCACAACCAGCTGCGCCCGGGGGACCCGCTGCCCACCGAGCCCGCCCTGTGCGAGGCGCTCGGCGCGAGCCGCTCCAGCGTGCGCGAGGCGATCAGGATCCTCACCGCGCTCGACATCGTCGAGGTGCGGCACGGGCACGGCACCTATGTCGGCCGGCTGAGCCTGTCCGCCCTGGTGGAGAGCCTGGCCTTCCGCGGCCTGCTCAGCCCCGACGACGACTTCCAGGTGATGTCCGACCTCATCGAGGTGCGCGAGCTGTTCGAGCGCGGCATGGCGGAACGGCTCGTGCGGTCCCTCGGTGACGAGCAGATCGACCGCCTGGCGGCGCTCGTCGACGAGATGCGCAAGGCCGGCGCCGGGGAGGGGCACGGCTTCGTCGAGACCGACCGCGCGTTCCACACCCTGCTCCTCGCCCCCCTCGGCAACGACCTCATCGGGCAGCTGTCCACGGCGTTCTGGGACGTCTACGTCATCGTCGCGCCGCACCTCGACGTCTTCACCCGCGAACACGAGGCGGCCACCATCGCCAGCCACCAGCGCATCGTGGACGCCGTGCGGGACCGGGACCCCGTGGAGTTCGCGGCCGCGCTGACCGACCACTACGCACCGGTGCGCCGGCGCATCGCGGAGGCCCGCGCCCGCCGCTGA
- a CDS encoding alpha/beta fold hydrolase, with the protein MPLTDLTLAECLALRPDLDEPADLDAFWDQTLRTARAAGGTPRFTPVDTGLTQVRTYDVTVPGFAGEPVRGWLHLPAGAGGPLGCVVEFLGYGRGRGLPHEQVLWANAGHAHFIMDTRGQGWSTAGGDTPDTVRLNGDVPGFLTRGVDSPHDHYYRRVFTDAVRFVEAAREHPAVDPDRIVVTGHSQGGGISLAVAGLVPGLAGVMPDTPFLCDIRRGALIAGAPPYTEIAEYLSLHRDRAETVLTTLSYVDAALLASRATAPSLFSIAMMDEVCPPSTCFAAYHRYGGPKDLRVYEFNGHEGGGGHHRREQLARVRELFASSPFLDAPDPSTLHDPRLA; encoded by the coding sequence ATGCCACTGACGGACCTCACCCTCGCCGAGTGCCTCGCGCTCCGGCCCGACCTCGACGAACCCGCCGACCTCGACGCGTTCTGGGACCAGACCCTGCGGACGGCCCGAGCGGCCGGCGGGACCCCCCGCTTCACCCCCGTGGACACCGGCCTGACCCAGGTGAGGACCTACGACGTGACCGTGCCCGGTTTCGCCGGTGAGCCCGTCCGGGGCTGGCTGCACCTGCCCGCCGGGGCCGGCGGCCCGCTCGGCTGCGTGGTGGAGTTCCTCGGCTACGGACGCGGACGCGGCCTGCCGCACGAGCAGGTGCTCTGGGCGAACGCCGGCCACGCCCACTTCATCATGGACACGCGGGGCCAGGGCTGGTCCACGGCCGGCGGCGACACCCCCGACACGGTCCGCCTGAACGGCGACGTCCCCGGCTTCCTGACCCGCGGCGTGGACAGCCCCCACGACCACTACTACCGGCGCGTGTTCACCGACGCCGTGCGCTTCGTCGAGGCCGCCCGCGAGCACCCGGCCGTCGACCCGGACCGGATCGTCGTGACCGGGCACAGCCAGGGCGGCGGCATCTCGCTCGCGGTGGCCGGACTCGTCCCGGGCCTGGCGGGCGTCATGCCCGACACCCCGTTCCTGTGCGACATCCGGCGCGGGGCACTGATCGCCGGCGCGCCGCCCTACACCGAGATCGCGGAGTACCTGAGCCTGCACCGCGACCGCGCCGAGACCGTCCTCACCACGCTCTCCTACGTCGACGCCGCCCTGCTGGCCTCCCGCGCCACGGCCCCCTCGCTCTTCTCCATCGCCATGATGGACGAGGTCTGCCCGCCCTCCACCTGCTTCGCCGCCTACCACCGCTACGGCGGCCCCAAGGACCTGCGCGTCTACGAGTTCAACGGCCACGAGGGCGGCGGCGGCCACCACCGCCGCGAGCAACTCGCCCGGG